In the genome of Rhodothermales bacterium, the window CGACGGTCACTTTGCGGACCTTGTGGGGGTCGAGCCAACTCGTGTGGAGGTGCGCGATCCGGTTGTTCTCGAAGTAGACCGTCGCGAACACGACGTCTTCGACGCCGGGCTGGAGGATCGCCTGCCCCTGCGCCGCGACGGCCACGGGCGCACCGTCGATGAAGGCGAGGGCGAGGGCGAGGTCGTGCGGGGCGAGGCTCTCGAACGCGTTCTCCCGCTGCCGCACGATGCCGAGGTTGACACGCGTCGAGTAGAGGTACTGCACGTCGCCGAGCGCGCCGCTGTGGATGAGCGACTCGACGTAGCGGAAGGCGGGATGGTAGAGGAGCAGGTGCCCGACCATCAGCCGGAGATCGTTGTCCTCAGCGAGCGTGACGAGCCGCTCGGCCTGCTGCACCGTCTGCGCCATCGGCTTCTCGACGAAGACGTGTTTGCCCGCCCGCAGCGCCGCCTCTGCCATCAAGAAGTGCCGCGGCGTCTCCGTCGCCACGACGATGGCCTCGACCTCGTTCGACTCCACAAGGTCCTCGAACCGCGTCGTCGTCTTTAGGCCGGGGTGGGCGGCCTCGGCGCGGGCGAGCACGTCGGCGCTGTGGTCGCACGCGAGCACGACCTCGGCGTCCGGGAGGGCGGCGAAGTTGCGGAGCAGGTTCTGCCCCCAGTACCCGACGCCGACCTGCGCGATGCGGATGGGACGCGATGCGGTGGTGCTCATGGGCTCGGTCGAGAGGAGGAGCGTTACACTGGTACGTGGTCGCCGACGAACGCGCGCACCGACTCGGCGATGAAGCGGAGTTGGGCGAGCGTCAATTCAGGGTGCATCGGGAGCGAGAGCACTTCGCGGCCGGCGCGCTCGGTCTCGGGCAGGCTGCCCTCGCCGTAGCCCAGGTCCTCGTACACGCCGAGCCGGTGGAGCGGCACCGGATAGTAGATCATCGTCGGAATCCCGAGCGTCCGAAGGTGCGCCTGCAACTCGTCGCGGAGGGCTGCGGGGACGCGGATCGTGTATTGGTGGAAAACGTGCGTGCCGTTGGGGTCGCGGTGGGGCACCGTCACGGCGTCGCACCCGGCGAAGAGCGCGTCGTAGGCGCGGGCGGCGATCTGCCGGGCCTCCGTCCACGCGCCGAGGTGGCGGAGCTTCACCGAGAGGATCGCGCCCTGCATCCCGTCGAGCCGCGAGTTCACGCCGACGATCTCGTGGTGGTACTTCTTCCGCGCGCCGTGATTGGCGATCATCTTCGCCCGCTCGAAAAGCGCCTCTTCGTTGCCGATGATGGCGCCGCCGTCGCCGTAGGCGCCGAGGTTTTTGGAGGGGTAAAACGAGAGGCAGCCGAGGTCGCCGAGCGTGCCCGTCGGCCGGCCCTTGTATGTCGCGCCGATGGATTGCGCGCAGTCCTCGATCACGGCGAGCCCGTGCCGCTCGGCGATCGCGAGGATCGGGTCCATGTCGGCGGGCTGCCCGAAGAGGTGGACGGGCACGATGGCCTTCGTCCGTTCCGTGATCGCTGCCTCGATAAGCGCCGGGTCGAGGTTGAACGTCGCTGGGTCGATGTCGACGAAGACCGGCGTCGCGCCGAGGAGGGATGCGGCTTCGGCGGTGGCGATGAACGTGAACGCCGGGGTGATGATCTCGTCGCCCGGCCCGAGGCCGAGGGCGGCGTACGCGATCTGCAGCGCGTCTGTCCCGTTCCCCACGCCGAGGGCGAACCGCGCGTCGAGCGCCTCGCCGAGTTCGCGTTCGAAGGCGGCGACGAACGGCCCGCGCACGAACGCGCCGGATTCCAGCACGGCGCCGATCGCGGCGTCGAGTTCGTCACGGATCGCGGCGACCTGCGCGTGCAGGTCCACCATCTGAATCGTCATAGGGCAGAGCGTAGGAGGGTCGTGGGACGGTCGCGCGGAAGCTACGCCGCGCGGCGACACGCCACGGCGGCCGAGCGTCGCTGCCGCACCGATCCCGCCGGATTTGCCGAACTCTCAACAGAGCTGACGCCTCCCTCCGCTCTTCCCGTCATCCCCGCGCAGACACGCGCGTCGGAGGCGGAGGGACCCACCGGGCTTGTAAACCCTCTGGATCCCCGCCTACGCGGGGATGACTTGTTTCTGGGGATGAGATGGGAGGAGCGGCGTGTTACTGCTTATCGAGCCGCTGCTCGTCGGGCACGGGCCGCACCGCTCGCGCCGGCACGCCGACGTGAATCTGCCCGGCCTCAGCGTCGTGCGTCAGTACGGCGCCGGCGGCGACGACGGCCTCGGCGGCGACCTCTTTGTTCGGCAGCAGCACGGCGCCAACGCCGAGCCGCGCCCCGCGCCGCACCGTCGGCCCGCCGAAGTGGGCGAACCGTGCTTCCGTCCGCCCGATGTAGTTGTCGTTGCTCGTCAGCACGCCCGGCGCTACGAACACGTCGTCCTCAATCGTCGAGTAGGCGGTGATGTACGCGTTCGTCTCCAGCTTGCACCGCGCCCCGACCGTCGACTTGTTCTCAATCGCGACGCCGCGCCCGACGATCGTGCCCGCACCGACGGTGACGTCTTCGCGGACCGTCGCGAGGTCGGCGATGAGCACGCGCTCCGCGATCCGGCACCCGGCGTAGAGCACGGCCCCGGTGCCGACGAGGCAGCCGTCGCCGACGACCGCCGGGGGTTGATCGCCGTGCGCCGTCGTCGCGCTGCGGGCCGCGCGCATCGGCTGCTTGCCGACCGTGGCGTGATCGTCCACGCGGACGCCGTCGCCGAGCACCGTCCCGGCGTGGAGCACGACGTGGTGCCCGATCCGGCTCCCGGTTCCGATCTGCACGTCCGGGCCGACGACGGTGAAATGGCCGACTTCGACATCGTCATCGAGGGCAGCGGTGGGGTCGATCTGAGCGGTGGGGGCGATTCGGGAATCAGACATGCGGCGCAGCGGAATGGGGGCGGAAACGGCGGCGCAAGCTACGGCCGAGCCGGCCCCGCACCGAGCCGTCGCCGTATCTTGTCTGCTCCCCCCTCGAACCTCGCTCCCGAGCGCATGAACCTGCTTCTCTCCCAACTCGCGGACGTGCCGCACGGCATCGGGCTGGAATGGATGCCGATCGCCAGCATCCTCGTCCCGGCCGTCCTGCTCCTCGTCCTGATCTACCTCGGCAGCCGCAACACGGTGTAGCGGAGGTACGACCGAAGACCATGGCTATCGTCCTCCCCGACGAAACGCGGACCGAGCTCATCGCCGCGCTGAAGCGCTATTTCGCGGACGAACGCGACGAAGACATCGGCGACCTGCAAGCGACGTTCTTGCTCGATTTCGTCCTCAAAGAAGTCGGGCCGAGCATTTACAATCAGGCGATCAGCGATGCGCAGTCGGCCCTCAGTCGGGCCGTGGCCGATCTCGACGTGACGCTCTACGAGCCGGAGTTCGGCCATACGACGGACGCACGCACGCGGCGGAATAGAGGCAGCGACTGAGGGCGTGGCTTCGCAAGCGAATAGACGCTACATAAGAAAAGGCCCGCAACCGATTGGCTGCGGGCCTTCCTCATGCGGAGGCGCGGGGGTTAGCCCTGCGCTTCGACCTGCGCGATGTAGTCGAGCTGGGCCTGGGCGCCGCTGACGATGGCGTCCTTACCGGCGCGACGGCCGTAGGTCTGAGCCTGCTGGAGCGAGCGCTTCGCGGCGGCGAGTTGCTCGGCCTTCACCTGGCTGACGCCGAGCTTGTAGTATGCGTTCGCGTAGAGCGTGTTGAGCGTCGCGTCGTCGTCGGCGAGGAACGGAGCGGCTTTGTCGAGCCCCTCGATGGAACTGCTGAAACGGCCCGCCTGCAGTTCGGCGTAGGCGGCGCTGAGGTAGCCTTTGCCGACGGTCTCGCGGGCCTTCATCGCCATCGCTTCGTCGCCGGCGGCTTCGGCGCGCTCGGCGAGCTCGACGAGCGCGGCTTCGGAGCCTTCCGCGTCGCCGCTGCCGCGTAGCGCGACCCCGCGGACGTAGTAGTAGTTCATCTCGTCCGGGGCCATCTCGATCGCCGCGTCGAGGGCGGCGACGGCGCTCTCGAAGTCCTCGGCGCTGACGTAGGCGACGCCGGCGTTGTAGAACGTCTTGGCGCCCATCTCGGCGTCTTCGAGGTCGCGGGCGATCTCGGCGGCGCGCTGGAACTGCGCGGCGGCGTTGCCGAAGTCCTCGGCGTCGGAATAGGCGGAGCCGGCGTTGACGAACGCCTTGGCGGCGTTCCCGCGCACGTCGGTGACGCTGGCTTCGAGCTCCGTGTCGCCGGAGGAGGCGGCGATGTCGGCGGCCTGAAGGTACTGCTCGCCGGCCTCGATGTAGCTCTCGGCGGTGGCTTGCTGGCTCGCGGCCTGGGCGGCTTCGATGACCGCGCCGAACTCGGTGCGAGCCTCGGCATTCGCCGCGCCGCCTTCCGCGGGCGTCACCGCGACGTCTTCCATGTCGGTGTCGACGGCGACGGTGTCGGCGGAGGTTTGGGCGAACGCGCTGGCCGGGACGAGGGCCAGCAGCAGCGCGAAGGCGACGAGGCGGGGCAGGAGGGAGTTGGAGTTCATGTGCATCGGTTGGTTGCTGGTAGTTGGCGGCTTGCAGGTGCGGCCTACGCCGCGGGAAAGGAGCGGGATCCTAAATTACAAGGATCTTGCCGGAGTATTCAGGGGCATAAACGAGCCCCTCGTCGGCGATTCCTGTGTGGTGCGGTGGCCACGACTGTGCAGCCGGGTGCACGCTCGGTCCGCTCCAGAGACCCCGACAGAACGGATGGGTTGCCCACGTTCGCGTGCCGTTCGCTAGAAGTTCGGGAGGTGTCCGTACTCCTGACAGAACGCGTGGATGATGTCGGCCGCCTCGCGCGGGTCGTCCGTCACCCAGAGGAGGTCGGGGTCCTCTTCCGAGATGTTGCCCGCCTCCAGGAGCGCGCCGCGGATCCAGTCCAGCAGCCCGCTCCAGAACTCCGACCCCATCAGGATTACGGGGAACCGCGTGGTCTTCTGTGTCTGAATCAGCGTCAGCGATTCGAACAGCTCGTCGAGCGTCCCGAACCCGCCGGGGAGGACGACGAAGCCCATCGCGTATTTCACGAACATCGTCTTGCGCGCGAAGAAGAAGTCGAAGTTGATGGACTTGTCGGGGTCCACGTAGGGGTTGCCGGACTGCTCGTGGGGGAGAGCGATGTTGAGCCCGGCCGAGACCCCGCCTGCCTCCTGCGCCCCTTTGTTCGCGGCCTCCATGATCCCCGGCCCGCCGCCGGTGATGACGCCGTAGCCGCGCTCGACGAGGGCGCGGCCGACCGCCACGCCGAGCTCGTAGTACGGCGTCCCCGGCTGTGTCCGTGCCGAGCCAAACACGCTCACGCACGGCCCGATCCGCGACATCACCTCGAACCCCTCGACGAACTCGCCCATGATGCGGAAGACCCGCCACGTGTCTTTGATGCGGACTTCTTGCCAGACGCTCAATTCTTCCGGGGTCATCTGCACGCCGGCTGCGATGGGGGGCTTCATGGGAGGGGAGGGTATCGGTGGGAAGGAAGCCCGCAACCTAAAGCGGACACGCGTACCGCGGCAACGCTACGGGCCAGCGTCCACCGCATTTCGACACCGCACGCAACGAGGCGAGGGCCCCCGACCGAAGCCGAAGGCCCTCGCAGGGCGGTCGAAGCCCGGCGGTCACCGGGCGCCCGATCTATGGCCTGCTAGTTCTGCAGGCTCTGGCGGTACTGCTCGTTCGCGTAGAGCGCGATCTCGACGCGGCGGTTCTGCTGGCGGCCTTCCGGCGTCGCGTTCGAGGCGACGGGGTTGCTTTCGCCCATCCCCGAGATCTGCATGCGGCCGGGCGCGACGCCCTGCTGCGCGAGGTACGTAGCGACGGAGTTGGCCCGGCGCTCGGAGAGCGTCTGGTTGTACGAGTCCGATCCGGTCGCGTCCGTGTAGCCGACGACGAGGGCATCCGTGTTCGGGTAGTTGGCGAGGCTCCGCGAGAGGTCCGCGAGGTCGCTCCGGGCGCCGGCACGGAGGTCGTAGCTGTCGAAGTCGAAGAGGATCGCGTTGTCGAAGGTGATCCGGATGCCGGCCGTGTTGCCGTCTTCGCCGGGCACGGTCTCGACCGTGGCGTTCTCGAGCTCCTGGTCGAGCTCTTCGGCCTGCTCTTCCATCTGGTTGCCGATGATGGCGCCGGCGGTCCCGCCGACGGCGGCCCCGATGATGGCGCCGCGCGCCGTGGAGCCGGTGGCCTTGCCGATCACGCCGCCGACGACGGCGCCGGCACCTGCGCCGACGACGGCACCCTTACCGGTGTTGCTCATGCCCTGGCAGCCGAAGAGGGTCAGGCCGAGCATCGCGACGATGGCGAGCGGCACAGTGAGGCGGAGGCGATTGGATAACGTATTCATGGGTTCAGTCGATGGGTTCGTGCGGAGTGGTGGGCGGGGATGCCCCGCTTTAACCGCTATTAAGCGACTTGGTACTCTTTCAAGTTCCGTTCCTCCGCAGCCTGCGCTGCGTCTGCACGCGAAATCGAACCTGGAAACGCAGGGCGAGGCCCGAGGCCCGCACTCAATTCTGCACACCACCGTCATCCTAGCGGCACACCGCACGCCCCGCGCGTCCGTTGAGTTTATGTTAGGCCGCTTGCGCGCCCGAACCATCGGCCGAGCGCCCGGTATAGCCCTCGCGCAGTTCCACCTCCCGACTCTCTACTCCCGATCTCCGACTGAACATGAAGCTCATCATCCCGATGGCCGGGCGCGGCACCCGGCTCCGCCCGCACACCCACGTCACGCCCAAACCGCTCCTCCCCGTCCGCGGCACCTCGATGGTCGAGCGCATCTTGGACACGTTTGGGGACGTGCTCCCGCCGGGGCTCGACGAGGCCGTCTTCATCCTCGGCCCTGACTTCGGGCAGGAGGTCCGCGACCGGCTCACCGAGATCTCCGAGCGCCACGGGCTCTCGGCCAGCTTCGGCGTGCAGGAGACCGCGCGCGGCACGGCCCACGCCGTCGCCCAGGCCGGCGACCGCCTCGACGGTGAGTGCGTGATCGTCTTCGCCGACACGCTCTTTTACATGGATGAGAAGCCCAGCCTCGCCGACGCCGACGCTGTGATCTGGGTCAAGCACGTCGACGATCCCCGCCGCTTCGGCGTGGTCGTGAAGAACGCGAACGACCACATCACGGACTTCGTCGAGAAGCCGTCGGAGCCGATCTCGAACGAGGCCATCATCGGGATCTACTACGTCAAGGACGGCGCTTCGCTCGGACGCGAGATCCAGTACCTGATGGATAACGACGTCACCGGCCACGGCGGCGAGTACCAACTCACCGACGCGCTCGACCGGATGCTGAAGGCGGGCTCCGTCTTCAAGACGGCGAGCGTCTCCGAATGGCTCGACTGCGGGACGATCCCCGCGCTGAAGGAGACGACGAAGGTGATCCTCGACAAAGAGGAGACGGGGGAGAAGGAAGGGACGGTCGAGAACTGCGTCCTCATCGAGCCGGTCTACGTCGGGCCGGACGCGCACGTCAAAGACTCGGTCCTCGGGCCGTACGTCGCCGTCCACGGAGGGGCGGAGGTGACGAACTCCGTGCTCAAGAACACGATCGTATTCGCCGACGCCCGCGTCGCGGACTCGGCGCTCGACGACGCCGTCGTCGGCCACAGCGCGGAGGTGACGCGCTTCGCCGGCCCGCTCAACATCGGCGACCACGCAACGGCCGGGCCGGTGGAGGGGTAACAGGTTTGGCGTTCGGGGTTCGGAGTTGGCGGCGAACGAAGCCCTCACCTCGGACCCCATACCCAGCACCGCTTCCGATGCAGCTCTTCCCCGCAGACGCAGAACACAAGCTCGGCTTCGACGCCATCCGGCGGCGGCTGGAGGGGCACGCCCTCAGCCCGCTCGGCCGGGAGCGGCTCGAAGCCATCCGGCCCTCCGCCGACCGCGCCCATGTCGAGCGCCTGCTCACGCGGACGGCCGAGCTCCAGCAGGCCCTCCGCGCCGACGACCCGATCCCGCTCGCGCCGCTCCCCGACGTCCGCGACGCGCTCCGCCGTGCCGGGCCGAAGGGCGCGTCGGTCGAGGCGGAGGACCTCGCCGACGTAGGCGCGGTGCTCGGGACGAGCCGGCGGGCACACGGCTATTTCAAGTCGCGCCGCGAGCGGTACCCTGAGGTCGCCGGGCTCGCGACGCAGATTGAGGTGCAGAAGGAACTGGAGGAGCACATCGGGCGGACGGTCGACGAGCGCGGGCAGGTCCGCGACGACGCCTCGCCGGAGCTGCGGCGGATCTCGCGCACGCTCGCCGAGCGGCAGAGCCGGCTCCGCAGCACGCTCCTCGCCGCCCTCCGCGACGCGACCTCGCAGGGCTACGCGACCGAGGAGCAGCCGACGATCCGCAACGGCCGCGCCGTCATCCCCGTCCGCGCCGAGGCCAAGCGGAAGGTGCAGGGCTTCGTCCACGACGTGTCCGGCTCGGGGCAGACCGTCTACATCGAGCCCGCCGCCGTGCTCGACCTCAACAACGAAGTCCGCGAGCTAGAGCTCGAACGGGGCCGCGAGATCCGGCGGATCTTGCAGGAGGTCACCGGCCACGTCCGCTCGCGCCTCCCCGCGATCCGCGCCGCGCTCGACGTGCTCGGGCGGATCGATGCGCTGCAGGCCCGCGCCCGGCTCGCGAACGAGCTCGACGCACTCGTGCCGGAGCTAAATGACGAGGGGCGCATCGGCATCGTGCGCGGTCGGAACCCCGTCCTCGCGCTCCACTTCCGCCGCACGGCCGATGCGGACGAAGGCGCATCGGAGGCGCCGCGCTCCGTCGTCCCGCTCGACCTCGAACTCAGCGATGCGCAGCGGACCCTCGTCATCACCGGGCCGAACGCGGGCGGGAAGTCCGTCGCGATGAAGACCGTCGGCGTGCTCGCCCTCATGGTGGCGTGCGGGCTGCCGGTCCCCGCCGCGCCCGGCACGTCGTTCGGCCTCTTCGAGCGGCTCTTCGTCGACATCGGCGATCAGCAGAGCATCGAGCAGGACCTCTCGACGTTCACCTCCCACCTCGGCAACCTCCGCCGGATGCTCGCCGACGCCGACGACCGCACGCTCGTGCTCATCGACGAGGCGGGCACGGGCACCGATCCGGCCGAGGGCGGCGCGCTCGCGCAGTCCGTCCTCGAAACGCTCACCGCGCGCGGCGCCCGCACCGTCGCCACGACGCACCACGGCACACTGAAGGCCTTCGCCCACAACACCGACGGCGTGGAGAACGGCTCGATGCAGTTCGACCAGGCCACGCTCTCGCCGACGTACCGTTTTCAGGAGGGCATCCCCGGCTCGTCGTACGCCTTCGAGATCGCGGGCCGCGTCGGGCTCGACGGCGCCGTGCTCGACCGGGCGCGGGCGCTCGTCGGCGAAGGGAAGACGGCGCTCGAAGACCTCATCGCGACATTCGAGGCGCAGTCGCAGGCACTTGAGGCCGAACTCGAACAGGCGCGCGACGAGGCGCAGCGGGCGAAGCGCGCGCGAAAGGAATACGAGGACCGTGCGGGCTCGCTCAAGAGCCGGAAGAGCGAGATCGTCGAGCAGGCACTCGAAGAGGCGGAGCGGATCGTCGGCGAGGCGAATGCGCGCGTGGAGCGGACGATCCGCGAGATCAAAGAGGCGCAGGCGGCGACGGACGAGACGCGCGCGGCGCGCGAGCAGCTCGAAGGGTTCAAGCAGCAGGTCGAGCGGAAGAAGCAGCGGAAGGTGCGGCGCACGCCGAAGCCGAAGCCCGACGCGGTGAAGGTGGACGGCGGCCCGATTCGCGTCGGCGATCAGGTCCGCCTCGACGACGGGCAGACGACGGGCGAGGTGCTGGAGATCGACGAGAAGGAAGCGGTCGTCGCCCTCGGGCAGATGAAGGTCCGCGCGAAGCTGAAGCGGCTGACGAAGGTCGGCGGGAAGCGGAAGCAGCGCGTCGAGGTCCGCGCCCCGCGCGGCGAGCGGGCGGGCGGGCACACGTCGATGCCCGCGCTCGACGCGCAGCGCCGCGTCGACGTCCGGGGGCAGCGCGTCGAGGAGGCGATCCCCGTCGTGATGCGGCTCGTCGATGGGGCGACGATGGCGGGGCTGCAGATGGTGGAGGTGCTGCACGGCACGGGCACCGGCGCACTCCGCGCCGCCATCCGCGAGTACCTCGACACGCGGACCGAAGTGAGCCGGTTCGGCGATGCGCCGTGGGAGGAGGGCGGGCCGGGCGTGACCGTGGTCTCGCTCCGCTGACCGAGCGCGATGGCCGCGCATCGGCGTCCGTGTGACGACAGAGTGGGGAGACAGCGGTGTAGCAAATCGAGGAGGGGGCGTCGCCGCTGGTAGGCTCCCGGTCAGCCCGCCGCGCCGCGTTGTGGGCGATACGCCGTGCCGGGCCGATTCGGGAGGGGTTGGACTATTTTTTGCCGGGCTTGGGCCAGCCCGCGCCCGGAGCTATTTCCGCTGCGTCCTCTATATTGCAGCACCTCGGCACGGCGCGCGCGCACCATCCTCCTATGCGAATCTTTTCTTCTGCTGTGCTTGCCCTCGTGTTGACGCTGGCCTCGCTCG includes:
- a CDS encoding Gfo/Idh/MocA family oxidoreductase — protein: MSTTASRPIRIAQVGVGYWGQNLLRNFAALPDAEVVLACDHSADVLARAEAAHPGLKTTTRFEDLVESNEVEAIVVATETPRHFLMAEAALRAGKHVFVEKPMAQTVQQAERLVTLAEDNDLRLMVGHLLLYHPAFRYVESLIHSGALGDVQYLYSTRVNLGIVRQRENAFESLAPHDLALALAFIDGAPVAVAAQGQAILQPGVEDVVFATVYFENNRIAHLHTSWLDPHKVRKVTVVGSKKMAVVDDVEAAEKVRIYDKGADAVEPGYTGYAEAITVRSGDITIPKIPSVEPLRAECTHFIDCVRTGERPRTDGWNGLAVVRLLEAAKRSLADGGARVEL
- a CDS encoding DegT/DnrJ/EryC1/StrS family aminotransferase codes for the protein MTIQMVDLHAQVAAIRDELDAAIGAVLESGAFVRGPFVAAFERELGEALDARFALGVGNGTDALQIAYAALGLGPGDEIITPAFTFIATAEAASLLGATPVFVDIDPATFNLDPALIEAAITERTKAIVPVHLFGQPADMDPILAIAERHGLAVIEDCAQSIGATYKGRPTGTLGDLGCLSFYPSKNLGAYGDGGAIIGNEEALFERAKMIANHGARKKYHHEIVGVNSRLDGMQGAILSVKLRHLGAWTEARQIAARAYDALFAGCDAVTVPHRDPNGTHVFHQYTIRVPAALRDELQAHLRTLGIPTMIYYPVPLHRLGVYEDLGYGEGSLPETERAGREVLSLPMHPELTLAQLRFIAESVRAFVGDHVPV
- a CDS encoding DapH/DapD/GlmU-related protein; the encoded protein is MSDSRIAPTAQIDPTAALDDDVEVGHFTVVGPDVQIGTGSRIGHHVVLHAGTVLGDGVRVDDHATVGKQPMRAARSATTAHGDQPPAVVGDGCLVGTGAVLYAGCRIAERVLIADLATVREDVTVGAGTIVGRGVAIENKSTVGARCKLETNAYITAYSTIEDDVFVAPGVLTSNDNYIGRTEARFAHFGGPTVRRGARLGVGAVLLPNKEVAAEAVVAAGAVLTHDAEAGQIHVGVPARAVRPVPDEQRLDKQ
- a CDS encoding DUF2164 domain-containing protein, translating into MAIVLPDETRTELIAALKRYFADERDEDIGDLQATFLLDFVLKEVGPSIYNQAISDAQSALSRAVADLDVTLYEPEFGHTTDARTRRNRGSD
- a CDS encoding tetratricopeptide repeat protein, producing MNSNSLLPRLVAFALLLALVPASAFAQTSADTVAVDTDMEDVAVTPAEGGAANAEARTEFGAVIEAAQAASQQATAESYIEAGEQYLQAADIAASSGDTELEASVTDVRGNAAKAFVNAGSAYSDAEDFGNAAAQFQRAAEIARDLEDAEMGAKTFYNAGVAYVSAEDFESAVAALDAAIEMAPDEMNYYYVRGVALRGSGDAEGSEAALVELAERAEAAGDEAMAMKARETVGKGYLSAAYAELQAGRFSSSIEGLDKAAPFLADDDATLNTLYANAYYKLGVSQVKAEQLAAAKRSLQQAQTYGRRAGKDAIVSGAQAQLDYIAQVEAQG
- a CDS encoding TIGR00730 family Rossman fold protein; amino-acid sequence: MKPPIAAGVQMTPEELSVWQEVRIKDTWRVFRIMGEFVEGFEVMSRIGPCVSVFGSARTQPGTPYYELGVAVGRALVERGYGVITGGGPGIMEAANKGAQEAGGVSAGLNIALPHEQSGNPYVDPDKSINFDFFFARKTMFVKYAMGFVVLPGGFGTLDELFESLTLIQTQKTTRFPVILMGSEFWSGLLDWIRGALLEAGNISEEDPDLLWVTDDPREAADIIHAFCQEYGHLPNF
- a CDS encoding OmpA family protein; amino-acid sequence: MNTLSNRLRLTVPLAIVAMLGLTLFGCQGMSNTGKGAVVGAGAGAVVGGVIGKATGSTARGAIIGAAVGGTAGAIIGNQMEEQAEELDQELENATVETVPGEDGNTAGIRITFDNAILFDFDSYDLRAGARSDLADLSRSLANYPNTDALVVGYTDATGSDSYNQTLSERRANSVATYLAQQGVAPGRMQISGMGESNPVASNATPEGRQQNRRVEIALYANEQYRQSLQN
- a CDS encoding sugar phosphate nucleotidyltransferase, coding for MKLIIPMAGRGTRLRPHTHVTPKPLLPVRGTSMVERILDTFGDVLPPGLDEAVFILGPDFGQEVRDRLTEISERHGLSASFGVQETARGTAHAVAQAGDRLDGECVIVFADTLFYMDEKPSLADADAVIWVKHVDDPRRFGVVVKNANDHITDFVEKPSEPISNEAIIGIYYVKDGASLGREIQYLMDNDVTGHGGEYQLTDALDRMLKAGSVFKTASVSEWLDCGTIPALKETTKVILDKEETGEKEGTVENCVLIEPVYVGPDAHVKDSVLGPYVAVHGGAEVTNSVLKNTIVFADARVADSALDDAVVGHSAEVTRFAGPLNIGDHATAGPVEG
- a CDS encoding endonuclease MutS2 — its product is MQLFPADAEHKLGFDAIRRRLEGHALSPLGRERLEAIRPSADRAHVERLLTRTAELQQALRADDPIPLAPLPDVRDALRRAGPKGASVEAEDLADVGAVLGTSRRAHGYFKSRRERYPEVAGLATQIEVQKELEEHIGRTVDERGQVRDDASPELRRISRTLAERQSRLRSTLLAALRDATSQGYATEEQPTIRNGRAVIPVRAEAKRKVQGFVHDVSGSGQTVYIEPAAVLDLNNEVRELELERGREIRRILQEVTGHVRSRLPAIRAALDVLGRIDALQARARLANELDALVPELNDEGRIGIVRGRNPVLALHFRRTADADEGASEAPRSVVPLDLELSDAQRTLVITGPNAGGKSVAMKTVGVLALMVACGLPVPAAPGTSFGLFERLFVDIGDQQSIEQDLSTFTSHLGNLRRMLADADDRTLVLIDEAGTGTDPAEGGALAQSVLETLTARGARTVATTHHGTLKAFAHNTDGVENGSMQFDQATLSPTYRFQEGIPGSSYAFEIAGRVGLDGAVLDRARALVGEGKTALEDLIATFEAQSQALEAELEQARDEAQRAKRARKEYEDRAGSLKSRKSEIVEQALEEAERIVGEANARVERTIREIKEAQAATDETRAAREQLEGFKQQVERKKQRKVRRTPKPKPDAVKVDGGPIRVGDQVRLDDGQTTGEVLEIDEKEAVVALGQMKVRAKLKRLTKVGGKRKQRVEVRAPRGERAGGHTSMPALDAQRRVDVRGQRVEEAIPVVMRLVDGATMAGLQMVEVLHGTGTGALRAAIREYLDTRTEVSRFGDAPWEEGGPGVTVVSLR